CACGAGCGCCCGCGCGAGAAAGAGCCGCTGCCGTTCTCCGCCGCTCAGGACCCCGACGGGCGTGCGCGCGAGCGCCGCAAGGCCCAGGTCATCCAGGGCCCGATCGATCGTCCGCTCGCGGTCGCCGCCGCCGGCGGTGGTCGCGCCCATCGCGACGACGTCCCGGACGACCCCCGGGAACCGGGAATCGAAGGTCGGGGCCTGCGGGACATATCCGATCGCGCGGCTCATGCCGGGCGGCTCGCCGAGGACGCGCACACTCCCCCGGTCGGCCTTCTCGAGACCGACGAGGACGCGCAGGAGCGTCGTCTTGCCGCCTCCGTTGGGCCCCACGATTCCGAGGAATCTCCCCCGCTCGAGTCGCAGGTCCACTCCTCTCAGAATGGGAACGCCGCCCCGCGTGACGTGCAGATCGCGAACCTCGACGGCGGAGCCGACCGGCGCGGCCATCACTCGACTGCCCGCTCCGAGAGCGCGCCCGCCAGCCGATCGACGACAGCGCGGAGGAGCGCCTCGTAGGCCTCGGGACCATCGGCTCCTCCGATCAAGTCGATCTCGACCACCGGAACCCCGGTCTCCCGACCGACCACCTCCGAGAGGCGCGAGGAGAACTGCGGTTCGGCGAGGATGGCGCGCGCGCCGCTCCGCTTGATCTCAGAGACGATCTCTTTCAGCCACCGGGGCGACGGCTCCCGGCCGGGGAAGGGCTCCAGGACGCCCACTTGCCGCAGCCCGTATCGGGCGACCAGGTGGTTCAGTCCCCCATGGAATGCTACGAACGGGACATCTCGAACGGGAGCGAGTCTCTCGCCGGCGAATCGGTCGAGACTATCGAGCCTCGCCTCGGCTGTCGCGGCACGCGAGCGCAGCGAGTCGGCCCACTGTGGACGCAGCGACGCCAGGACCGATCCGATCCTCTCGGCCATCACCCCCGCCTTGACGGGGTCCATCCAGACGTGCGGATCGCCCTCCTCGTCGTGCGGGTCGGCCGGAGGCTCCGGTCCGGGCAGGTCGTAGCCGAGCCGCTCGATTCGCGCCTTCGGATTCGATCCGCGCGCGAGCGTCTCCATCCAGGGATCGAGGAGGCGGCCGATGACGATGTGCCCCTCCGCACGCGCCAGGGCCCGGACCGCGTCAGGCCCCGGCTCGTAGCCGTGGGGGGACGCGCCGGGCGGCAGGAGGACCCGAACATCCACGAACTCGCCCCCGACCATCTGCGCGAGGGCGCCGAGGGGAGGGATCGACGCCACGAGGCGGATCGGCTCGACAGCGCTGCTCTTTGGAGCCGACGTTCCCGACTCCCCGCCCGTTTGTCCGCCCACTCCGTCCGCCCCGAAGGCGGCGGGGGCTGCCGCGATCCCGATGCAGAGCCCAAGGGAGCGGAGGGTCGCGCCGAGGACAAGGCGGCGGGCCGCCCGCTTCCTCGCTTGCCCTGGGATCGGCGACCCCGAGGGCCTGCGCGGGCA
This genomic interval from Candidatus Eisenbacteria bacterium contains the following:
- a CDS encoding zinc ABC transporter substrate-binding protein, with product MRNESLARRRRCPRRPSGSPIPGQARKRAARRLVLGATLRSLGLCIGIAAAPAAFGADGVGGQTGGESGTSAPKSSAVEPIRLVASIPPLGALAQMVGGEFVDVRVLLPPGASPHGYEPGPDAVRALARAEGHIVIGRLLDPWMETLARGSNPKARIERLGYDLPGPEPPADPHDEEGDPHVWMDPVKAGVMAERIGSVLASLRPQWADSLRSRAATAEARLDSLDRFAGERLAPVRDVPFVAFHGGLNHLVARYGLRQVGVLEPFPGREPSPRWLKEIVSEIKRSGARAILAEPQFSSRLSEVVGRETGVPVVEIDLIGGADGPEAYEALLRAVVDRLAGALSERAVE
- a CDS encoding metal ABC transporter ATP-binding protein, whose amino-acid sequence is MAAPVGSAVEVRDLHVTRGGVPILRGVDLRLERGRFLGIVGPNGGGKTTLLRVLVGLEKADRGSVRVLGEPPGMSRAIGYVPQAPTFDSRFPGVVRDVVAMGATTAGGGDRERTIDRALDDLGLAALARTPVGVLSGGERQRLFLARALVRDPRLLLLDEPTLGVDPAALEDFLHLLVEIRSKRELTTVIVSHDFSVVSTHTDQVVCVAGTIHFCGSPSELDEGRLAQAFGVHKLFLEHRH